A single genomic interval of Hydractinia symbiolongicarpus strain clone_291-10 chromosome 8, HSymV2.1, whole genome shotgun sequence harbors:
- the LOC130653780 gene encoding uncharacterized protein LOC130653780: MYSRYPAVEVVHATSAQSVLPAMDRIFSLFGIPEYLGSDNGPPYSSTTFASYAKYMEFKHGPKIPLAPWTNGMVENFMHNLKKLLQTSLQEHLNWRHELQRLLRTYRGTPHTVTGRRPAEVLFNGRQYRTLLPAARRAERPKFHTEISAKKEAR; the protein is encoded by the coding sequence ATGTATTCTCGGTACCCTGCTGTAGAGGTCGTTCACGCCACATCTGCACAATCAGTACTGCCGGCCATGGATCgcattttttccctttttggaATTCCGGAATATCTAGGTTCAGATAACGGCCCGCCTTATAGTAGCACAACATTTGCAAGCTATGCCAAATACATGGAATTCAAGCATGGTCCGAAAATACCCTTGGCACCATGGACGAATGGCATGGTAGAGAACTTTATGCACAATCTCAAGAAGCTCTTGCAAACGTCTTTGCAGGAACACCTGAACTGGAGACACGAATTACAGCGCTTACTGCGGACATATCGGGGCACTCCACATACAGTGACGGGTCGCAGACCAGCAGAGGTTTTATTCAATGGCAGACAATACAGAACCCTGTTGCCTGCAGCACGCCGCGCTGAAAGGCCAAAGTTCCACACCGAAATATCAGCCAAGAAGGAGGCAAGATAA
- the LOC130655975 gene encoding uncharacterized protein LOC130655975 has product MGDFNINFLSAKNDTFLNILLSRFYQPHIIQPTRFSENDGHSLIDNIFFNRLEYVCTSGNLLSHISDHLPNFLIICKKQDRKSKNKVYKRDYKNFDQKAFLADLTNCNMVDSLEGTTDINSMYDFFHDKIGLLIDKHAPLKSISNKKMKQRRKPWINDLF; this is encoded by the exons ATGGGGGATTTTaatatcaattttttgtcagccaAAAATGATACATTTCTCAATATTCTTTTATCTCGGTTTTATCAACCGCACATTATACAACCTACTAGATTTTCTGAGAATGATGGTCACTCACTaatagataatatttttttcaataggCTCGAATATGTTTGCACAAGTGGTAACTTGCTTTCTCACATTTCTGATCAtttacctaattttttaataatctgCAAAAAACAGGACAGGAAAAGCAAAAATAAGGTTTACAAAAGGGACTACAAAAATTTTgatcagaaagcttttctggcaGATCTCACAAATTGTAATATGGTTGACTCCCTAGAAGGTACCACAGACATAAATTCTATGTATGATTTTTTTCATGACAAAATAG gtcttctTATCGATAAACATGCTCCATTGAAATCAATCtctaacaaaaaaatgaagCAAAGAAGAAAGCCATGGATTAATGATTTATTCTAA
- the LOC130653779 gene encoding uncharacterized protein LOC130653779 — protein sequence MRLAPKKPANKSTKMVELCRYCGETTPHKGSCKARGATCNNCGKKNHFSRVCESKKVNLLIAQPGTQGGSFYEYGPTEIKFDAVKEKLRTTSENYPSTVIEVNIDNTRITMQVDSGADANVIPWNVYEEHLKHIPLRSTKAKLQPYNSVTLPIKGAFEAQITANNNNNVQATFYVTEGAAAQSLMGKYTAFNLDVLAINVNHLDNQQTVKQVHTQVQHLDYREMAKHLTPIETSVELEKQLEVSYNTQSRTEG from the coding sequence ATGCGGCTGGCACCAAAGAAGCCAGccaacaaatcaacaaaaatggtTGAGTTGTGTCGTTATTGTGGAGAAACGACACCACACAAAGGAAGTTGCAAAGCAAGAGGTGCCACATGTAATAACTGtggcaagaaaaatcatttttcaagaGTTTGTGAAAGCAAGAAAGTCAACTTGCTTATTGCACAGCCAGGAACACAAGGAGGGTCATTTTACGAATATGGACCAACAGAAATTAAATTTGATGCAGTGAAGGAGAAACTACGAACCACCAGTGAAAACTATCCATCCACTGTAATCGAGGTAAACATCGACAACACCAGGATCACTATGCAAGTAGATTCGGGGGCAGATGCAAATGTAATTCCATGGAATGTTTATGAAGAACACTTAAAACACATTCCTCTTCGATCAACCAAGGCGAAACTGCAACCATACAACTCAGTTACATTACCAATCAAGGGGGCATTTGAGGCACAAATCActgccaacaacaacaacaatgtccaGGCTACCTTTTATGTAACAGAGGGAGCTGCTGCACAAAGTTTAATGGGCAAATACACAGCTTTCAATTTAGATGTATTGGCTATTAATGTAAATCATCTTGACAACCAACAAACTGTAAAACAGGTACACACCCAAGTACAACATCTAGATTATAGAGAAATGGCCAAACATCTAACTCCCATAGAGACATCGGTTGAACTTGAAAAGCAGCTTGAAGTTAGCTACAACACACAATCAAGAACAGAAGGTTGA